The genomic region GTATTCAGTTAAATAATTCCATAATATTATTTTTTTTAGACACTAGCGTAATTAAGGCTGTTAAATTCTAATAAAATACCAAATTAATTTCATTATAATGATTTTTATGTTAAAATAACAATCAATAACACTACAACGTTGTAGTTTTTGTTGTCCGTCGATTCACAGCTGTTGTTCGTCGATAATAATTTTTGAGATTTATAAGTATCAATAATTTCATTTTTGTAATAAAACGTTTTAGTAACATTTTATTATTTCCTTTTTTTCAAATTCTTAACCCAATTATGAAATTTTTAATCCAGATTTTTATGAGCAAACGACTATTTAGAGGGATGCTTATAGCGGTACTATTTTTATGTGCCCAGGTTTCCCTAGCCCAAGAAATTTCGATCTCAGGTACAGTAACCGATAATGCCGGTCCTGTCCCTGGAGCGAATGTAATTGTAAAAGGTACCACCAACGGTACACAAACCGATTTTGATGGTAATTTCTCTTTAAAAGAGGTATCTTCAAACGCTGTCTTAGTAGTAAGCTTTTTAGGTTATGCCACGAAAGAAATTCCGGTTGATGGCCGTGAAGAAATCAATATTGTTCTGGAAACCGATCAGGAATCGCTAGACGAAGTAGTAGTAGTGGGATATGGTACCCAACGAAAATCAGATCTAACAGGTGCTGTATCTACTGTTAGCAGTAAGTCTATTCAGGAAATGCCGGTAACGAACCCTGAGCAGGCGCTTGCAGGGAAAGCAGCCGGAGTAAACATCAGTACAAATTCCGGTCGCCCAGGTGGAAACACCAATGTTAGAATTCGTGGTAATAATTCCATAAATGGAGATAACGGTCCATTATACGTTGTAGACGGTGTTATAGGAGCTGGTCCTATTAACTACCTCAATCCTAATGATATTGAGTCCATCGATGTTCTAAAAGATGCTTCGGCTACCGCAATATACGGAGCCCGGGGAGCCAATGGGGTAATCGTAGTAACCACAAAAAGGGGAAGTTCTGGTGAAGGACGACTAAACTATAGCAGCTTTGTTACTATAGGTTCACTTGCTAATCGTGTGGATGTACTAAACGCCAGGGAATTTCTACAGGTAGAAATGAATTCCTATCAAAATGCTGAAAAATATGACCCGGAGGGATGGGACGCAGGTCGTTACGAAAATCCCATGAATTATAGAACTGATGATGCAGCCCGTCTTTTCGATGAGAATGGGAATCCTCTATACGATACCGACTGGCAAGATGAAGCCATGAGGACAACCGTTAGCACAAATCATAATCTCTCTTTCACCAAAGGAGATAAAGATAATTCGTACGGAATCTTCCTTAATTATGCGAATCAGGAAGGCTTGTTATTAAACTCTTATTTAAAGCGATACTCTGGGCGATTTGTAACCGATAACAAAATAAATGACTGGTTAAGTGTTAGCGGAGGTATGACCTTTAACCACGTAGAAGAAAACCGAGTGGACGGAGGTGTTGGAGGATTAACCCCATTGCGTATGATCGTGGAAACCCTTCCAATTGTTCCCGTTCAGTACGAGGATGGTTCTTATGGCACTAATGCAGATTATCCAAACATGGAAGGAGGAGAAAATCCCGTAAATTTATTACGAAACAGAGAAAATATCTTTAAAACACAAACCTTCCTTGGAAATGTAGAAGCGCGAATATCATTTACTGATGATTTACAATTACGTAGCAATATAGGAGCAAACATTATAAATACCCAGGAAAGCTTTTACAGCGGCCGTAATCTAAGACAGTTAAGTGCCGATTTTGACGGGGAAGCTTCCATAAGAAATACACGTAGTAATTACTGGCAGTTTGAAAATTACCTAAACTACGAGAAACAATTTAACGAAGATCATAGGTTAACAGCACTTGCGGGTATTGGTTGGCAACAATATGATTATGCTACCTCCTATGCCGGTGCCAGAGGTTTTTCTGACGATTTTTATAAATATAATAATCTTTCAGTAGGCGCCAATCCATTAACCCCTCAGTCTGAAGTTTACAAATGGGCAATGAATTCTTATTTCGGAAGGGTAAATTATAGCCTGATGAATAAATACCTATTTACAGTTACAGGACGATTGGATGGTTCCTCAAAATTTGGTAGTGATAATAAAAGAGCTTTTTTCCCATCTGCCGCATTTGCCTGGAAAGTTTCTGAAGAAAATTTTCTTGAAGACAGTAATACCATTTCAAATTTAAAATTACGTACCAGTTATGGTGAAACCGGAAACTCTGAAATAGGAGTTTACCAATCTCTTGCTACCATGAGTTCCAATGTGGCTATCCTTGGCGGTGAAAGAGCACCAGGGGTTGGTATAGGAACTCTTCCAAACCCTAATCTTAAATGGGAAAAAACTGCACAAATAGATTTTGGTATCGAACTAGGTTTGTTTAGAAACCGAATCGAATTACAAACCGATGTGTATTATAAGAAGACCACAGACATGCTGTTAAATGCACCAGTACCTTTTTCCAGTGGTTTTTCTAACATCTATACAAACATAGGAAGTATGGAAAATAAGGGACTGGAAATAACCCTGGACACCAGAAATATTCAGACTGACAATTTTAGCTGGACCACCACTTTTAATATCTCATTCAACAGAAATGAAATATTAGCCCTGGGAGAAGCTAATGACGATATTTTCCCCGGACCTTATTTTCTATCAAACACCAATGTCTTAAGAGTAGGAGAATCTGTAGGATCCTTTTATGGACTTATTCGCGAAGGGACCTGGGGACAATCTGAAGCTGCAGAAGCTGCCGAATATGGAGACTTACCCGGAGATGTGAAACATACCGACATCAATGGAGATGGTGCTATTAACGATGCAGACAGAGTGATAATGGGAAATGGTTATGCCGATGGATTTGGAGCCTTATTTAACACATTTACCTATAAGAACTGGGATTTAACCCTGGACCTCCAGTTTATGTATGGAAACGATATTTTAAACCTTTCCAGACACTCTGGAGAAGACAGAACCGGGCAGGCAAACAGTTACGCTACTGTACTAAATGGATGGACGCCGGATAATCAAAATACTTTAATTGCTCAAAACAGGCCCGCCAGAGCCAATTATACCTCGACCGTAGATACCAGAATGGTGGAAGATGGATCTTTTATTCGTGGCAGGAACCTGATACTGGGATATAACTTTTCGTCAGATGTTTTAGAACGTATTCATGTAAATCAGCTTAGACTCTATGCATCAATGCAAAATTTCTTCCTGATCACCGACTATACAGGATATGATCCAGAAGTAAGTACCTATGGGAATGCATTTGCACAGGGAATAACATTCTTTGGTTATCCAAAACCTAGAAACTTTACGCTAGGATTAAACATTAGTTTATAAATTTTAATAACAGCAGTATGAAATTTAATTATAGATTATCCTTATATACCGGTCTATTGACCGCATTGCTATCACTAAATAGTTGTTCTGACTTTTTGGAAGAAGAAAATAAATCCAATTATACCCAGGAAAATTACTTCCAAACCCCGGAACATGCTGAATCTTCCATTAACACCTTATACGAGCAGCTACGCTTTATCACCTCTGGGGCCGGAACCTATGGAGAGAGTCCTTTTATGGCCCTGGAATTCCCAACAGGTCTACTAAATACAGAAGTAGGACAAAGTCAATTTAACCGGGATCTTCGTACCCTCTCTACCAATGCAGAAAACAACTATTTTAGTGTATGGTGGCAAAATAGCTATGAAGCAATAGCCAATGCCAATTTGGCGATTCAAAGGATTCCGGAGATTCAGATGAATGAAACTGATCGTGAACACTTTGTGGCCGAAGCAAAATTTATGCGTGCTTTTCACTATTTTAATCTGGTTCGAATGTTTGGTGACGTTCCATTGATCCTCGAACCTGTAGATGCCGGTTCAGAATTGCTTTATCCTGAACGAACAGATAAAGCTGAAGTATACACGACTATCGTCACTGATCTTCAGGAGGCCGAAGCTGCCGATCTGCCAGCAACAAATACCAGGGGGCGGATTACCAGTACGGCCGTAAAAACGATGTTAGCCGATGTGTATCTTACCATGGCCGGATATCCATTACAGGCCGGAGATGAATATTATGAAATGGCAGCGGAAAAAGCAAAAGAAATTATTGACGCCGGAAATTATTCCCTTTTCGATAATTATGACGCGCTTCATGATCCGGCTATAAAAAATACAGGAGAACTAATTTTTCAAAGCCAGTACCTTGCCGGTGCTAATATCACCAATGCAGTAACTCAATGGTTATTGCCAAGAGCTCGTAATATTTCTGCATATGCAGACGAATTTGGAGTAATGTTTCCTACCCGGGCTTTTCTAGATACCTATCAGAATGATGACAGGCGAATTGAAGAAGAAGAATTTTACTATACCTCTTATCCTTCTTATGAAAATTCCGATCAGATTGTAGATTTTGGAACACCATATATTTACAAGTTTTTTGATGAAGACGCGGTCTTAAGAAGTGCGCAAAGTGAATTAAACTGGACTTTCTACAGATATGCGGAAATTTTATTAATTTACGCGGAAGCAGGTTTCGAAGCCTACGGTGCAACTCCTGAAGTATTAGCTGCAATTAATCAAATCAGGGATCGCGCCGAATTACCTGATTTTGATGCAAGCATCACGGCAGAAGATATCTGGACGGAAGGCTTACATGAACTGGCTTTTGAGAATAAATACTGGTTCGACATGCTAAGAAGACGCCAGGTATTAAATACAGAAACCGGTAACTGGGAAAATTTTGTAGGTCATTCATTTTCTTATGGCCCTACCCTAACCGAAAAGTATTTATTATTTGCGATACCTCAGCGTGAGATTGATAATAACCCCAAACTGGAACAAAATCCAGGTTGGTAGAACTTTATATCTATGTCATTTCAAATAAAAAAAACAGCCAAAACCTACGATGTATGCATCGTAGGTTCTGGTGCTGGTGGAGGTATGGCAGCCAAAGTACTGGCCGATGCCGGTTTTAAAATTGCCATGCTGGAAGCCGGTCCTGATTTTGATCCAAAAAATCCCGATCAAAGAACCCAGTTACGATGGCCCTGGGAGTCCCCAAGAAGAGGAGCCTCTACTACACGACCATTCGGAGATTTCGATATGGCCTATGGAGGCTGGGAACTTGATGGAGAACCTTATACAAAAGCCGCAAATACCGAATTCGACTGGTTTCGCTCCAGAATGTTAGGTGGTAGAACCAATCACTGGGGAAGAATATCCCTGCGTTTTGGCCCTTTGGATTTTAAAAGGAAAGACTATGATGGCAAGGGAGACAACTGGCCTATTGGTTATAAGGATGTACAGCCATATTATGATAAGGTAGATAAATTAATAGGTGTTTTTGGAACCAAAGAAAATATTCCTAACGAACCTGATGGTTATTTTCTGCCTCCACCAAAACCGAGATTGCATGAACTTTATATTCAGAAAGGTGCTGCTAAAAGCGGTATCCCAATGATTCCTTCTCGCCTTTCTATTCTTACACGAACGGTAAATAAGCAACGAGGGGCCTGTTTTTACTGTAGTCAGTGCTCCAGATCCTGCTCGGTTTATGGAGATTTCTCATCCTCATCAGTACTTGTAAAACCTGCGTTAGAAACAGGAAATCTGGATTTGTATGTAAACGCAATGGTGAGGGAAGTCATCACCAATGGCGAAGGAGAGGTTCAGGGAGTATCGTATATCGATAAAGAAGACCTTAAAGACTACACGATTAAAGCCCGTGTAGTCATACTGGCCGCTAGCGCCTGTAGCTCAGCAAGAATCCTTTTAAACTCAAAATCGGCTAACCACCCTGAAGGCCTTGCCAATTCAAGCGGTGTGGTAGGACACTATCTTCACGATTCTACAGGTTCTTCGAGAATGGGATTTCTACCCGACCTTATGGATCGTAAAAGATACAACGAGGATGGTGTTGGAGGAATGCACCTGTATACGCCCTGGTGGCTAAACGGTAAGATGAATTTAGGATTTACTCGTGGATATCATATTGAATATTGGGGAGGTATGGGCATGCCTTCTTATGGTTTTGGTTTTAATACTACAGAACTGCAAAACATCACGGGTTCCACTAAAAGTGCCTATGGAAAAGGCTTAAAGAATGATATAAAACGCTTTTACGGTGCCACATTTGGAATGGCAGGCCGTGGAGAAAGCATTCCCAGAAAAGAAAATTATTGTGAAATCGATCATCAGGTAGTAGATAAATACGGTATCCCTGTTTTAAAA from Zunongwangia profunda SM-A87 harbors:
- a CDS encoding GMC family oxidoreductase, which translates into the protein MSFQIKKTAKTYDVCIVGSGAGGGMAAKVLADAGFKIAMLEAGPDFDPKNPDQRTQLRWPWESPRRGASTTRPFGDFDMAYGGWELDGEPYTKAANTEFDWFRSRMLGGRTNHWGRISLRFGPLDFKRKDYDGKGDNWPIGYKDVQPYYDKVDKLIGVFGTKENIPNEPDGYFLPPPKPRLHELYIQKGAAKSGIPMIPSRLSILTRTVNKQRGACFYCSQCSRSCSVYGDFSSSSVLVKPALETGNLDLYVNAMVREVITNGEGEVQGVSYIDKEDLKDYTIKARVVILAASACSSARILLNSKSANHPEGLANSSGVVGHYLHDSTGSSRMGFLPDLMDRKRYNEDGVGGMHLYTPWWLNGKMNLGFTRGYHIEYWGGMGMPSYGFGFNTTELQNITGSTKSAYGKGLKNDIKRFYGATFGMAGRGESIPRKENYCEIDHQVVDKYGIPVLKFNYSWSEEEVKQAAHMQDTFEEIIHQMGGVPLGKKAGKETSYGLENPGRIIHEVGTTRMGNDPKTSVVNSYNQAHDVPNLFIMDGGPFVSQADKNPTWTILALAWRASDYLTQELKNGNI
- a CDS encoding SusC/RagA family TonB-linked outer membrane protein, which codes for MSKRLFRGMLIAVLFLCAQVSLAQEISISGTVTDNAGPVPGANVIVKGTTNGTQTDFDGNFSLKEVSSNAVLVVSFLGYATKEIPVDGREEINIVLETDQESLDEVVVVGYGTQRKSDLTGAVSTVSSKSIQEMPVTNPEQALAGKAAGVNISTNSGRPGGNTNVRIRGNNSINGDNGPLYVVDGVIGAGPINYLNPNDIESIDVLKDASATAIYGARGANGVIVVTTKRGSSGEGRLNYSSFVTIGSLANRVDVLNAREFLQVEMNSYQNAEKYDPEGWDAGRYENPMNYRTDDAARLFDENGNPLYDTDWQDEAMRTTVSTNHNLSFTKGDKDNSYGIFLNYANQEGLLLNSYLKRYSGRFVTDNKINDWLSVSGGMTFNHVEENRVDGGVGGLTPLRMIVETLPIVPVQYEDGSYGTNADYPNMEGGENPVNLLRNRENIFKTQTFLGNVEARISFTDDLQLRSNIGANIINTQESFYSGRNLRQLSADFDGEASIRNTRSNYWQFENYLNYEKQFNEDHRLTALAGIGWQQYDYATSYAGARGFSDDFYKYNNLSVGANPLTPQSEVYKWAMNSYFGRVNYSLMNKYLFTVTGRLDGSSKFGSDNKRAFFPSAAFAWKVSEENFLEDSNTISNLKLRTSYGETGNSEIGVYQSLATMSSNVAILGGERAPGVGIGTLPNPNLKWEKTAQIDFGIELGLFRNRIELQTDVYYKKTTDMLLNAPVPFSSGFSNIYTNIGSMENKGLEITLDTRNIQTDNFSWTTTFNISFNRNEILALGEANDDIFPGPYFLSNTNVLRVGESVGSFYGLIREGTWGQSEAAEAAEYGDLPGDVKHTDINGDGAINDADRVIMGNGYADGFGALFNTFTYKNWDLTLDLQFMYGNDILNLSRHSGEDRTGQANSYATVLNGWTPDNQNTLIAQNRPARANYTSTVDTRMVEDGSFIRGRNLILGYNFSSDVLERIHVNQLRLYASMQNFFLITDYTGYDPEVSTYGNAFAQGITFFGYPKPRNFTLGLNISL
- a CDS encoding RagB/SusD family nutrient uptake outer membrane protein; the encoded protein is MKFNYRLSLYTGLLTALLSLNSCSDFLEEENKSNYTQENYFQTPEHAESSINTLYEQLRFITSGAGTYGESPFMALEFPTGLLNTEVGQSQFNRDLRTLSTNAENNYFSVWWQNSYEAIANANLAIQRIPEIQMNETDREHFVAEAKFMRAFHYFNLVRMFGDVPLILEPVDAGSELLYPERTDKAEVYTTIVTDLQEAEAADLPATNTRGRITSTAVKTMLADVYLTMAGYPLQAGDEYYEMAAEKAKEIIDAGNYSLFDNYDALHDPAIKNTGELIFQSQYLAGANITNAVTQWLLPRARNISAYADEFGVMFPTRAFLDTYQNDDRRIEEEEFYYTSYPSYENSDQIVDFGTPYIYKFFDEDAVLRSAQSELNWTFYRYAEILLIYAEAGFEAYGATPEVLAAINQIRDRAELPDFDASITAEDIWTEGLHELAFENKYWFDMLRRRQVLNTETGNWENFVGHSFSYGPTLTEKYLLFAIPQREIDNNPKLEQNPGW